GGGAAGGTGTGCTAATAAATCCATAATAGTCAGTCAGCGTCCAAAATTTCGTTTTCTTCTATCGTGCCATAACATTCATTGATACGTACCACTAGGGCTAAGCCCAATGCTAAGGTAGATACCCCTACAACTATGGCCGTTAGGATCAATACTTGAGGTAGCGGATTAGAAAATATTTGATCTTCTACTCCGGCTTGTATGATAGGGGCAGTGCCGCCTTCCACTTTATCCATTGTGATATACATAAGGAAAACTGCCGATTGGAAGATAGATAAACCAATCAATTTTTTGATCAAGTTGCTTTTGCTTATTACTGCGTATAACCCCACTATCAAAATGATAGCGAACACCCAATAATTGAAATAGCCGAGTAATTCTAAAAGTTTCATAATAAACGCTCTCGAGCGGCAAACGCATGGTAAATAGACAGTAAAGCTCCACAAACCGCCATGCCAACCCCAGCCTCAATAATTAAAATACCTAACTGCTGTCCAGCCACTGGATCGGCAGCCAAAACAGAATAATCTAGAAAAGCTCCGCCCAACAACATACAAACTACTCCAACACCGCCATACAATAATGCTCCACCCACAACCATACCCAATAACACTGAGCGCGGTATGGCACGCAATGCAGAGGCTTCACCTTCAAGTAGTGCATAAAGAATCACACCTGTGGCAATAATTGCTCCTGCTTGGAATCCTCCACCTGGCCCGTACTCACCATGGAATTGCACATAAAGGCCAAATAGCACAATGAATGGGATCAACA
The sequence above is a segment of the Paraglaciecola sp. L3A3 genome. Coding sequences within it:
- a CDS encoding cation:proton antiporter subunit C; protein product: MKLLELLGYFNYWVFAIILIVGLYAVISKSNLIKKLIGLSIFQSAVFLMYITMDKVEGGTAPIIQAGVEDQIFSNPLPQVLILTAIVVGVSTLALGLALVVRINECYGTIEENEILDAD